ATTGGGAATTGCGAATTGGGAATTGGGAATGCCATCGCGGAATCGCAATTCGACGGTACACGGGGGGCACGGGGGAGCCGCAGAGAACACGGCGCGTTGGATCATTGAATGGCGAACGCCTGGGCCGCGATCAACCGCGAATCCGGGTCAAGAGCCGGCGTCCCTCGTCCGCGGCCAGAAGCGCGTCGGCGAGCGCGGCGTCGTCGCCTTGCGCGGATTCGGGAAGGCGCGGGATGGCGCATAGCACGGGGGCGGCCGCGACATCGGCGAGAATGCGCGCGTTGGAATCGAGCGAAGCGTCGTCCGCCGCCGCGCCCGCGGACGTGAAAACGAATCCGAGCATTGGCAGATTCGACTGGCGCAGGGCCGTCTCCGTGAGAAGTGCGTGATTGAGGCATCCCAATCGATTGGCGACGACCACGAGCGCCGCCAGGCCGGCGTCGCGCGCAAGATCGGCCATCGTCGCGCCGCGCGCCATCGGCGAGAGCAGCCCGCCCGCGCCCTCCACGAGCAGCACATCAAACCGCGTCGCCAATGCACACAGGTATTCGGCGAGCCACGCCATGTCTATCGACGCGCCCGCGCTTTCGGCGGCCAGAAGCGGCGTGACGGGCCGATCGAAGCGATACGGACAAACGTCGTCAAGCGACTGCGTTCCGCCGGCCGCGGCGATGAGGCGTTCCGCGTCTCGCCCGCCCGCCGTTCGGCCGGTTTCCACGGGCTTGCATACGCCGACGGCCACGCCCTCGCGAACGAGCGCCGCGGCGATCGCGCAGGCGACGAGCGTTTTGCCGACGCCCGTGTCCGTGCCGGTGACGAGGATGGCGCGCGCGGTCATTTGCCCGCGCCGCCGCCTTTTTTCGTGCCGCCGGTTTTTTTCTTGTTCGCCTCGTCCACGACGCGATCGAAGCGCTCTTTTAGCGGCGGCATCAGCGACTCGAACATCGCCGTGACCATCGGCGCCGTATGCAATTGCAGCATTTCCTCGGCTTGCTCTTCGGTGAGGCCGTTGACGCGCGCAACCTTGCGGATGTGCGCGATGAGCGGTTTGACGACGGAGTCCTGGATCGGCTCGGCCGCCTTGGCGAGCACCTCGTTGGCCATGCGCGCCGCGATGTAGCGCGGCCACAGTTCGTTGGCCTCGCCGTCGGCGACGATATTGTTTTGCGACTTGAAGCGCGCGAATGCCTCGCGGTCGTCGAGCTGCCCGCGAATGATCTGGGCGCTTTCGGTCGACGACACCATTTCCAGCAGGTGATCGCGCAGCGGCCCGTAGTGCGCGAACGCGGCTTCCCAATAGGCCTTGAGCGCGCTGGAAATGCGTTCCTTGTCGTCCGCGGTGAGGCTTGCCCAGCGCGACGCCTCGGCGCTTGTCGCCTGCTCCACGAAGATCTTGTATTGACTGCGTACGACCGCGTCGATCGCCTGAAGATCGGGCGGCGCGCTCTCGCGCTTGACGCCCGCGGGCAGTTTTTGCACGAACGTGCCGGCGGGCGGCGTGCCGGGCGAAAACTCCTTCAACGCGATGTGACGCGCGACGCGGCCTTCTTCGCGATGCTCGACGCGCGAAAGCACGCCGTCTTTCGTGCGGATCGTGTGGACATAGGCGTCGTAGGCGACGGCGATCGTGTCGCCGTCCTCCTCGACCTTCGAGTTTGTCTCCGCAAGCCGGTTGAGCCACGGCGCGTCGCAGGGGCGCGCGGCGAAGGTGATCGCGAGGTTCGCGTTGCCGTCGGAGAGATCGACAAGATAAAAAGGATGGATGTCGGCCTTGGCCGCGAGCGTCCCGGCTTCCGGCACGATGTCGGCCAGGGGCGCGAGCTTGCCCGCGGCCTCGCGAACGATCGTCCGGGCGTTGCGCAAATCCATGACGAGCGCGTGCGACATGCCCTTGTCCCAAAGGATGACGTC
This bacterium DNA region includes the following protein-coding sequences:
- the bioD gene encoding dethiobiotin synthase; amino-acid sequence: MTARAILVTGTDTGVGKTLVACAIAAALVREGVAVGVCKPVETGRTAGGRDAERLIAAAGGTQSLDDVCPYRFDRPVTPLLAAESAGASIDMAWLAEYLCALATRFDVLLVEGAGGLLSPMARGATMADLARDAGLAALVVVANRLGCLNHALLTETALRQSNLPMLGFVFTSAGAAADDASLDSNARILADVAAAPVLCAIPRLPESAQGDDAALADALLAADEGRRLLTRIRG